Proteins encoded in a region of the Flavobacteriaceae bacterium HL-DH10 genome:
- a CDS encoding NRDE family protein has translation MCTVTLIPKGKNDFVLTSNRDEAPSRISLASDFYEVDNTTLLFPKDELSGGTWIGVSEKNRLICVLNGGFEYHERKKTYRMSRGVVAKDFMVAETILATIDTYDLQDVEPFTMVIADWNDALKFYELVWDGKEKHFTVLPLEPKIWSSSTLYNSAMRNERLKWFENFKTENALTASSLLTFHKTAGQGNDDYGVIMNRGFVKTTSITQVEKQCDALEMRYENFQDNLVTTKTLKTPQIVNE, from the coding sequence ATGTGTACAGTAACTCTTATCCCTAAAGGGAAAAATGATTTTGTTTTAACTTCTAACAGAGATGAAGCTCCAAGTAGAATATCATTAGCTTCAGATTTTTATGAAGTTGATAATACAACGCTACTATTTCCAAAAGATGAATTGTCTGGTGGTACATGGATTGGTGTAAGCGAAAAAAACAGATTGATTTGTGTGCTTAATGGCGGATTTGAATATCATGAACGAAAGAAAACTTATAGAATGAGTCGAGGCGTAGTCGCTAAAGATTTTATGGTAGCTGAAACTATTTTAGCTACGATTGACACCTATGATCTTCAAGATGTTGAGCCTTTTACCATGGTTATAGCAGATTGGAATGATGCTTTAAAATTCTATGAATTGGTTTGGGACGGTAAAGAAAAGCATTTTACAGTATTACCTTTAGAACCTAAAATTTGGTCGTCTTCAACTTTGTATAATAGCGCTATGAGAAATGAACGTTTAAAATGGTTTGAAAATTTTAAAACTGAAAATGCTTTAACAGCAAGTTCTTTATTAACATTTCATAAAACGGCAGGACAAGGTAATGACGATTATGGTGTTATTATGAATCGTGGATTTGTAAAAACAACTAGTATCACACAGGTTGAAAAGCAATGTGATGCCTTAGAAATGCGTTATGAAAACTTTCAAGATAATTTAGTAACTACAAAAACGCTAAAAACACCCCAAATAGTTAATGAATAA
- the pruA gene encoding L-glutamate gamma-semialdehyde dehydrogenase — MGKGFFNVPIAVNEPVKSYAPGSPERDAVLKAYKDMFNSKVDVPLYINGEAIKTGDTRTMSPPHDHKHIVGTYHLAEQKHIDDAISTALEARKSWSQLPWEQRAGVFLKAAELIAGPYRAKINAATMMAQSKTIHQAEIDAACELIDFLRFNVQFMTDIYMEQPESTSETWNRIEYRPLEGFTYAVTPFNFTAIAGNLPACMALMGNVVVWKPSDSQIYSAKVIMDVFEEAGVPSGVINVVFGDPVMITNTVMASPDFSGLHFTGSTFIFKELWKQIGNNIHNYKTYPRIVGETGGKDFIIAHKSANPKQIATAIVRGAFEFQGQKCSAASRAYIPKSLWNEVKNFVIEDVNSFKIGSPEDMSNFITAVIHEGSFDKLAKYIDQAKADSDADIIVGGGYDKSKGYFIDPTVIVTTNPKYTTMCTELFGPVITIYVYEDDAYAETLKLVDETSDYALTGAILSKDRYAVTQATEALQNCAGNFYINDKPTGAVVGQQPFGGARASGTNDKAGSPQNLLRWVSPRMIKETFVTPTDYRYPFLGE, encoded by the coding sequence ATGGGAAAAGGCTTTTTTAACGTACCAATTGCTGTAAACGAACCTGTAAAATCTTATGCTCCTGGATCACCAGAACGTGATGCTGTTTTAAAAGCATATAAAGACATGTTTAACAGCAAAGTAGACGTTCCTTTATATATAAATGGCGAAGCCATTAAGACAGGAGATACTAGAACCATGTCGCCTCCACACGACCATAAGCATATTGTTGGAACCTATCATTTAGCAGAACAAAAACATATAGACGACGCTATTTCTACAGCCTTAGAAGCAAGAAAATCTTGGTCGCAACTACCTTGGGAACAACGTGCTGGTGTCTTTTTAAAAGCTGCCGAACTTATTGCAGGACCATACCGAGCAAAAATAAACGCTGCTACAATGATGGCGCAATCTAAAACCATACATCAAGCTGAAATTGATGCCGCATGCGAACTTATAGACTTTTTGCGTTTTAATGTTCAGTTTATGACTGACATTTACATGGAACAACCAGAAAGCACAAGTGAAACATGGAACCGTATTGAATACCGTCCGCTTGAAGGTTTTACCTATGCTGTAACCCCTTTTAACTTTACCGCCATTGCAGGAAACTTACCAGCATGTATGGCATTAATGGGGAATGTTGTAGTATGGAAACCAAGTGATAGCCAAATATATTCTGCTAAAGTTATTATGGATGTTTTTGAAGAAGCAGGCGTTCCATCAGGAGTTATTAATGTTGTTTTTGGTGATCCTGTAATGATTACCAATACTGTTATGGCAAGTCCAGATTTTTCTGGATTACATTTTACAGGTTCCACATTTATTTTTAAAGAACTTTGGAAACAAATAGGAAACAATATTCACAACTATAAAACCTACCCAAGAATTGTTGGAGAAACTGGTGGTAAAGATTTTATTATAGCACACAAATCGGCTAACCCGAAACAAATAGCAACGGCTATTGTTCGTGGTGCATTTGAATTTCAAGGCCAGAAATGTAGTGCAGCTTCTAGAGCTTACATACCTAAAAGTCTATGGAATGAAGTAAAAAACTTTGTTATTGAAGATGTTAACTCGTTTAAAATAGGCTCTCCTGAAGACATGAGTAACTTTATTACTGCTGTAATACACGAAGGCTCTTTTGATAAATTGGCAAAATACATCGATCAAGCTAAGGCAGATAGTGATGCCGACATTATTGTTGGTGGCGGTTACGACAAAAGCAAAGGCTACTTTATTGATCCTACTGTTATTGTTACTACAAACCCAAAATACACCACCATGTGTACCGAGTTATTTGGACCTGTAATTACCATATATGTTTATGAAGATGACGCGTATGCTGAAACCTTAAAACTAGTTGATGAAACTAGTGATTATGCATTAACAGGCGCCATTTTATCTAAAGATAGATACGCCGTTACGCAAGCAACAGAAGCTTTACAAAATTGTGCTGGAAATTTCTATATAAACGATAAACCAACAGGTGCTGTTGTAGGACAACAACCTTTTGGTGGCGCTAGAGCCTCTGGAACGAACGATAAAGCTGGTAGCCCACAAAACTTATTACGCTGGGTATCACCAAGAATGATTAAAGAAACGTTTGTAACACCAACAGATTATCGTTATCCGTTTTTAGGAGAATAA
- a CDS encoding nitronate monooxygenase, whose product MSLKTNGNYFANYILQFEPKSLDKVIEAGCKYFQFSWGLPSLEIISKIRNAGAKFGIQVSSKNNAEKALELKPDFLICQGLEAGGHIQATQYNKYALPQVLEVAGEIPVLVSGGISTGEDIRAAIHIGAAGVVMGTRFITTKESNLADIYTRKLLEAGENSTVYTNCYNKDWNAMHRVLRTNTFLNWEAEGCPLIGNKPGEGDVIAKSASGSDIYRYSARRPVEGDTGDLESMCMYAGEGISKIKDIPTAAELIERLWKEFENK is encoded by the coding sequence ATGAGTTTAAAAACCAATGGAAATTATTTTGCTAATTACATACTTCAATTTGAGCCTAAATCATTAGATAAAGTAATAGAAGCTGGTTGTAAATATTTTCAGTTTTCATGGGGTTTACCGAGTCTGGAAATTATTTCAAAAATAAGAAATGCCGGTGCGAAATTTGGCATTCAGGTATCGAGCAAAAATAATGCGGAAAAAGCATTGGAATTAAAACCTGATTTTTTGATTTGTCAAGGTTTGGAAGCAGGTGGACACATCCAGGCAACACAATACAACAAATACGCATTGCCACAGGTATTAGAAGTAGCCGGGGAAATACCTGTATTAGTTTCTGGAGGTATAAGTACAGGAGAGGATATTCGGGCAGCTATTCATATTGGAGCTGCTGGAGTTGTTATGGGTACCAGATTTATTACCACTAAAGAAAGTAATCTGGCTGATATTTACACACGAAAGCTACTTGAAGCCGGAGAGAACAGTACTGTTTATACCAATTGTTACAATAAGGACTGGAATGCCATGCATAGAGTGTTAAGAACGAACACATTTCTCAATTGGGAAGCCGAAGGATGTCCTCTAATTGGAAATAAGCCGGGAGAAGGAGATGTGATAGCAAAATCAGCATCTGGTAGTGATATTTACAGGTATTCAGCGCGTAGGCCTGTGGAAGGAGATACTGGCGATTTAGAGAGCATGTGTATGTATGCGGGAGAAGGCATAAGTAAAATAAAAGATATTCCCACAGCAGCTGAATTAATAGAAAGACTTTGGAAAGAATTTGAAAATAAATAA
- the apaG gene encoding Co2+/Mg2+ efflux protein ApaG, whose product MVQQVTSGIKISVETNYEGSFYKNYKIQYAFAYTVTIENQSKDSVQLNARHWEILDALNNVEVVSGEGVIGKKPVLNPGESHTYTSGCLLTSPFGAMQGHYNMVNFTTTKNFEVIIPTFKLSAKFAIN is encoded by the coding sequence ATGGTTCAACAAGTTACCAGCGGTATTAAAATTTCGGTAGAAACAAACTACGAAGGTTCATTTTATAAAAATTATAAAATACAATACGCCTTTGCATATACCGTAACTATTGAAAACCAAAGCAAAGACTCCGTGCAACTTAACGCACGCCATTGGGAAATACTAGATGCATTAAACAATGTAGAAGTCGTTTCTGGCGAAGGTGTTATTGGTAAAAAACCTGTTTTAAATCCTGGCGAATCTCACACGTATACTTCTGGTTGCTTACTTACTTCTCCTTTTGGCGCTATGCAAGGTCATTATAATATGGTAAACTTTACTACTACCAAAAACTTTGAAGTTATAATTCCTACATTTAAGCTAAGTGCTAAGTTTGCTATAAACTAA
- a CDS encoding DUF2306 domain-containing protein produces MTKKGLSTKQKYQHILLIIVRTLIPVFAILFVTRFIYKYLNNKFPSDYGTEFWDNHIWFILHITGGSLVIILGSLQFSTFLRRKFMPYHRIAGKIYIWSSIISIFTLYIILQKCTNCEPGWTSKFFVGTLWLIFTLSAWWTVLHKNIKSHRQFMTRSFVCASYFVIVRILDTVGDTNILPFIKDPIVRYVDGDWLSWLVPLFIVEFYQSWWPAIYQPKLKKQTKKNLMPTKN; encoded by the coding sequence ATGACAAAAAAAGGACTCTCAACGAAACAGAAGTATCAACATATACTTTTAATAATTGTAAGGACACTAATTCCAGTTTTTGCTATACTTTTTGTAACAAGGTTTATCTATAAATATTTAAACAATAAGTTCCCAAGTGATTATGGAACTGAATTTTGGGATAATCACATTTGGTTCATCTTACACATTACGGGAGGCAGCTTAGTAATTATTTTAGGCTCTTTGCAATTTTCGACTTTTCTAAGACGGAAGTTTATGCCTTATCACAGAATTGCAGGTAAAATTTATATTTGGAGTTCTATTATTTCAATTTTCACTTTATATATCATCCTTCAAAAATGTACTAATTGTGAGCCAGGATGGACATCTAAATTTTTTGTTGGGACGCTTTGGCTGATTTTCACCCTTTCTGCTTGGTGGACAGTTCTTCATAAAAACATCAAATCTCACAGACAATTTATGACAAGGAGCTTTGTTTGTGCAAGTTATTTTGTGATTGTAAGAATTCTTGATACAGTCGGTGATACAAACATTCTTCCTTTCATCAAAGACCCAATAGTTCGTTATGTTGACGGAGATTGGCTTTCTTGGCTTGTACCACTATTCATTGTTGAATTTTATCAGAGCTGGTGGCCAGCAATTTATCAGCCTAAATTAAAGAAACAGACAAAAAAAAACCTGATGCCAACAAAGAACTGA
- a CDS encoding DUF5103 domain-containing protein encodes MKQNIKYTIFLFLFSLLGFSQIQELNPPDYIKTITFKGNTPETQLPILKLGEYVILEFDALNGDEADFYYKIDHFNYDWTPSALMKSEFLDGFDNQRIRNYENSYNTYQIYSHYKLTIPNAQTKRLKVSGNYMLSIYNNDDALVFSRKFMIYEDKVNVGVNIKRTRNIEFIEEKQRVDIIVSSESMQFNNPKQTVKALIVQNNNLNTAISNLKPLYTIGNKLIYKYDNETSFWGGNEYLYFENKDVRAANTGIQFIDLKDLYHNYLFTNVERINKPYTYNPDINGNYVITNVDADNPNIESDYVWMHFSLLGSDYLKDKTVHIYGNFNNYAIDESTKMTYNAAENIFTNTLLLKQGFYNYKYIVVNNDYTFDEGAISGNYYQTENNYKVIIYYRDLGARYDKIIGIGEGNSVNISN; translated from the coding sequence ATGAAACAAAACATCAAATATACTATCTTTCTATTCCTTTTTTCGCTTTTAGGATTTTCCCAAATTCAAGAATTAAATCCACCAGACTATATAAAAACGATAACCTTTAAAGGCAACACACCTGAAACTCAATTACCTATTCTAAAATTAGGGGAGTATGTCATTCTTGAATTTGATGCTTTAAATGGTGATGAAGCAGATTTCTACTATAAAATTGATCATTTTAATTATGATTGGACACCTTCGGCTTTAATGAAATCTGAATTTTTAGATGGTTTTGACAACCAGCGGATTAGAAATTACGAAAATTCATACAACACCTATCAAATATATTCTCATTACAAATTAACCATTCCAAATGCACAAACTAAAAGACTAAAAGTATCTGGAAATTATATGCTTTCCATTTATAATAATGATGATGCATTGGTCTTTTCAAGAAAATTCATGATTTATGAAGACAAAGTTAATGTTGGTGTTAATATAAAACGCACTAGAAATATTGAATTTATTGAAGAAAAACAACGTGTTGATATTATTGTATCATCCGAGAGCATGCAATTTAACAATCCCAAACAAACAGTAAAAGCTTTAATTGTTCAAAACAATAATTTAAATACTGCTATTTCAAACCTAAAACCACTTTATACTATTGGCAATAAACTTATTTATAAGTACGATAATGAAACTAGTTTTTGGGGAGGTAACGAATATTTATATTTTGAAAACAAAGATGTACGTGCTGCCAATACAGGTATTCAGTTTATAGATTTAAAAGATTTATATCATAATTATTTATTTACCAATGTTGAAAGAATAAATAAACCTTACACATACAACCCAGACATTAATGGTAATTATGTTATAACTAATGTTGATGCAGATAACCCAAATATAGAATCCGATTATGTTTGGATGCATTTTTCATTATTAGGTAGCGATTATTTAAAAGACAAAACCGTTCATATTTATGGAAATTTCAATAATTACGCTATTGATGAGAGCACAAAGATGACCTACAACGCAGCAGAAAATATTTTTACAAATACCCTACTATTAAAACAAGGATTTTATAATTATAAGTATATTGTAGTAAATAATGATTATACTTTTGATGAAGGTGCCATTAGCGGCAACTATTACCAAACCGAAAATAATTACAAAGTCATTATTTATTACAGAGATTTAGGCGCACGTTACGATAAAATTATAGGAATAGGAGAAGGTAACTCTGTTAATATCTCAAATTAA